The sequence GAGGCGACCGGACGGCCGTCCAGATGCAGGGTCTGGTAGTCGAAGTCGGCCGAGACGACCGCCTCCGTCTCATAGCCGAAGACCGCCTGGTAGAACTTGCCGACCATGGAGGTCTCGCGGGTCACCAGCTCGTTCCAGACGGGTGTCCCGGGGGTCCCCGCCGCTTGGGTGCCGAGGTGCTCGGCGGCCTGCCAGATCCCGAACACGGCCCCCGAGGGGTCGGAGGCGAGGGCGAGCCGGCCCGCATCACCCGCGTCGAGCGGCCCGACCGCGACCGTGCCGCCGCAGGAGCGGATCGTCTCAGCGGTGAGATCCGCGTCGTCGGTCGCGAGATAGGTGGTCCAGGCGATCGGCAGATGCCGGTCGGGCGGCAGCTGGCCGATGCCCG is a genomic window of Streptomyces sp. NBC_01237 containing:
- a CDS encoding VOC family protein, with the protein product MTEAAARRTPGTPCWVSLIVHGLTATQEFYGALFGWEFQPGPDQLGPYVRGLLGGKEVAGIGQLPPDRHLPIAWTTYLATDDADLTAETIRSCGGTVAVGPLDAGDAGRLALASDPSGAVFGIWQAAEHLGTQAAGTPGTPVWNELVTRETSMVGKFYQAVFGYETEAVVSADFDYQTLHLDGRPVASLHGVGHALPRDRGPHWMTYFEVADTDEAAARVVQLGGHVLTPPQEGSHGRLATVSDPEGAVFTVVRSHKR